One genomic segment of Hemiscyllium ocellatum isolate sHemOce1 chromosome 49, sHemOce1.pat.X.cur, whole genome shotgun sequence includes these proteins:
- the LOC132837113 gene encoding histone H1.01-like — protein sequence MSDSAAAETAPPASAPTKAKAPKKKAAAPRKKTPGPQLGELILNVVGDIKDRKGASLSAVKKALERSGIDVGKRKTQIKMSIRRCLANGSLVLVKGQGVSGSFKLPKNPVKAKAGKKAGTSAAAKKPAVKKSPAKKATAKKSQAKKATVKKSPAKKAITKKSPAKKASGKKTAPPKKAVSKAAPKKRTPVKKVKKAKGPKAPKPLSKPAKGKAKPKAKVTKTAAKK from the coding sequence ATGAGCGACAGTGCAGCCGCCGAAACGGCTCCTCCAGCCTCCGCTCCCACCAAAGCCAAGGCTCCCAAGAAGAAGGCGGCGGCTCCCAGGAAAAAAACACCCGGCCCCCAGTTGGGCGAGCTGATTCTGAATGTTGTCGGGGATATCAAGGATCGCAAAGGGGCGTCTCTGTCCGCAGTAAAGAAGGCGCTGGAGAGAAGCGGGATCGATGTGGGAAAGCGAAAGACACAGATCAAGATGAGTATCAGGAGGTGCCTGGCGAACGGCTCCCTCGTTCTGGTCAAGGGCCAGGGCGTCTCCGGCTCCTTCAAACTCCCAAAGAATCCAGTCAAGGCAAAAGCGGGAAAGAAGGCGGGAACATCAGCGGCCGCCAAGAAACCGGCCGTGAAGAAATCACCAGCCAAGAAAGCGACCGCGAAGAAATCCCAGGCCAAGAAAGCGACAGTCAAGAAATCCCCGGCCAAGAAAGCGATAACCAAGAAATCCCCAGCCAAGAAAGCGAGCGGCAAGAAGACGGCACCGCCAAAGAAAGCGGTGAGCAAAGCAGCGCCAAAGAAACGTACTCCCGTGAAGAAGGTGAAAAAGGCCAAGGGTCCTAAGGCCCCCAAACCCCTCAGCAAACCGGCTAAAGGCAAGGCCAAGCCCAAAGCGAAAGTGACCAAGACAGCAGCAAAGAAATGA